The stretch of DNA gctaaaaaatgtgtaaaaattttaaaatggcttacctcttcgtcctctgtaggaccatggcccccaacaaaatgtttaccgcGTATGaattgtgaatggcttcaccttgttggcgttaaactggtcttttgacgtccgcacaagttgatcccttcacattttttcctcccgagtttttggtttcggtaaACGTATGAATAAATCCTTCATATGTGGTAACGTCTAGAgctgtttctacaagttccatagcagcagtgtttgatcggcatgttcttttttttttttttttggaaagattaccggagaaaacaagcagaattaacatggattgtatgcgagggtgtGTCTATAATGACGATGGCGACGTCAGTCTAAAAATAGCGTTTGTGCGGTATGCTATTCTTGCTTGTACTCgcattgctgcctctagtgttcAATCATGGTATAGTTGCACGAGGCTTACCGATTGCGCCGGAGGCATGGAAACAAAACTGCCAATTCACAATGAggggaagaaaacaaaaaaatgtgtcacggagtcgacaatttgaaaagtagtggagtactaAAAAGTGCAGatatgtgctgtaaaaagtacttttaaaaaaactttgagaaattatttttcgaacagatcatgtgactagcaccttagacggtcattaactttgcatataattttcaaaaaaataaattaagggggcaattttatttttcaaatgattttctttgattgaagcaactttctttggggattgaattattttgacacaaatgtcctacccataatatggtccTAAcgaaaaaaggattgcttcaatcgaaaaccttttaaatgaaaaattgtgTTCAGATGCAACTTTTTcaatctcaattttttttttccacatccaaaaactttttttttttttgattgaagtgatttttctttaaaaaaaaaaattttttttttgaagcaacttattttttgattgaataataaagatgaaaatgtcctagccaaaatgtggcccaaacacaaatcaacattacttcaaacaaaaaagttgcctggaaaaaaaaaaaaaaaaaatcaataaattatttttttttaatcaaagaaaaataggttttatgtgcatttttttgtttcaaatgtatttttgcattcaaatacatttttttttaaaaaatttgaagCGGCActctttttggattgaataatagacacaaatctacctccatatggctccgtccAGGGGATACTATTTTtgtctggggtaactacattggtacgacactggcgggcgtaccatattcattggatgacgatcttggcgtaaAGTATTGtcgaagcagcctgatttagaattctcaAGAATGatcagaaacaaaaaacactcattttcaacttattcttgtaattttattgctgacactgcatttcagggtcatcaacatgttgtgcccccccctcccccaaaagtcaaactccgcctatgttcaAGGTGTGTCTCAATAACTTATTAAATTAACAAGCATATCCCTTCCATTCTTTGGCTTAAGTATCTATTTAGCAATCTTTATTCTCGGCGCATCCGGTATTAATTTCCTTGCTTCGACATCCAAACAATGATACTCCTCAATCAAAGAGTCAAGACTTGTTACAGCTTCCGAGAATAAACTCTGCTCCATGCCGTCTACTTGCAGGTAATGATGCAAGTGTGCCTTGTTCCTGTAAAGCTTGATGAATTGTTCCCTCAATTCCATGAATGTGGACTTTACAGCAGTGTTGTTAGCCAGGACCAATAATGATTGCGAGTGTCCGACGGGGGGTACGGAGCACAGACTGGTCTTCCAGCCTTCTGGGTTCCATGACACAAAGTGCAACGAAGGCTTTAATCTATCAATATTCCTGCGTAGGTCCGAAACTTGAACGTTTCCTCTAGCCACGAGGGAACAGGCAAGGTAGAGGCTGTGCTTTGGATCCGCTTTGATTAATTGGTGGCTCCTAGAGAAGGCGTTGTTGAAGAGCTGATTCATTCTTTTGCTCGGGGCGCCTACATCTGCCAGTGTGTAGAGGGGACTGAGACTTGGAACCAAGTAGTGCATTTGAGGGAAAGGAACCAGGTTCATGGCGATTTCATTCAGATCCATGTTGAGGGACCCGTCAAAACGGGCAGCGCTGGTAAGATTAAGTAACATGTTAGCAACAATTTCATTCCTGGCATCAAGAGAGTACTCTGACCCGATTAGCCTGTTCATCGTTGGCCGTCTTCTGCCGGCACGGGATGATCGTTGCATGTTCAAAATGTCCTCCAGTGACTGGTTTTCAACCGGCAGGACACAGTCGGCGTTCTCCGTCAGCTCTCTCAAGGCCAGCGCGGTGTTGTAAGGGGATACCACGACATCATCGTTCACAGACGGAAAGACTGGTGTGACTATGCGACACACCTCAGGGAATTCATCCTTGAGGAGACTGAGTACTCTGGTCCCGAGCCCCGAACCTGTACCGCCTCCCGTAGAGtggatga from Corythoichthys intestinalis isolate RoL2023-P3 chromosome 22, ASM3026506v1, whole genome shotgun sequence encodes:
- the tube1 gene encoding tubulin epsilon chain, translated to MTQSVVVQVGQCGNQIGCRFWELALQEYAHFNKKRLYDDATGAFFHNVDLTSRNKGVYCSNNGVVQLLKARAVLLDMEERVISQMMKGSLRDVFDHTQVLTGMSGAGNNWAVGYMMYGLNYKDKIVEQLRKAAEQCDCLQSFFLIHSTGGGTGSGLGTRVLSLLKDEFPEVCRIVTPVFPSVNDDVVVSPYNTALALRELTENADCVLPVENQSLEDILNMQRSSRAGRRRPTMNRLIGSEYSLDARNEIVANMLLNLTSAARFDGSLNMDLNEIAMNLVPFPQMHYLVPSLSPLYTLADVGAPSKRMNQLFNNAFSRSHQLIKADPKHSLYLACSLVARGNVQVSDLRRNIDRLKPSLHFVSWNPEGWKTSLCSVPPVGHSQSLLVLANNTAVKSTFMELREQFIKLYRNKAHLHHYLQVDGMEQSLFSEAVTSLDSLIEEYHCLDVEARKLIPDAPRIKIAK